One Acetobacterium sp. KB-1 DNA segment encodes these proteins:
- a CDS encoding DUF6132 family protein has protein sequence MYIKMIIGTLVGGALGLLYYKLVGCQSGTCPITAKPHRTAIYGAILGFMISSSL, from the coding sequence ATGTATATTAAAATGATAATCGGAACCCTTGTGGGCGGCGCTTTGGGACTCCTCTACTACAAACTGGTAGGCTGTCAAAGCGGCACTTGTCCCATTACTGCCAAGCCCCATCGAACTGCCATTTATGGAGCCATTCTTGGTTTTATGATCAGTTCCTCATTGTAG
- a CDS encoding TlpA disulfide reductase family protein — translation MTKQTKTIIGIVVFAAFLIIVYWGYTILSKTFNPQDPASNNTGSSQADELQAAPDFTVFDQDGNPVKLSDFAGKPVVLNFWASWCPPCKSEMPHFNTVYQNQKDAVVFLMINQVDGQRETKEKGLMYITDQGFDFPIYFDTELEASIAYGVSTLPTTLFISPDGKIVSGYRGAIDEATLLSGIESIKN, via the coding sequence ATGACTAAACAAACAAAAACAATAATCGGTATTGTCGTCTTTGCCGCTTTTTTAATCATCGTTTATTGGGGGTACACGATCTTGTCAAAAACCTTCAATCCGCAAGATCCGGCATCAAATAACACCGGTTCCTCTCAGGCCGATGAGCTCCAGGCAGCCCCTGATTTCACGGTGTTTGATCAGGATGGCAACCCGGTTAAACTGTCTGATTTTGCCGGAAAACCGGTGGTCCTCAATTTTTGGGCATCCTGGTGTCCACCCTGTAAAAGCGAGATGCCCCACTTTAATACGGTCTATCAAAATCAAAAAGATGCAGTGGTCTTTCTGATGATCAATCAGGTGGACGGGCAGCGGGAAACAAAAGAAAAGGGCCTTATGTACATCACCGATCAGGGCTTTGACTTCCCCATTTATTTTGATACCGAATTGGAAGCCAGCATTGCCTATGGCGTCTCAACGCTCCCCACCACCTTATTTATTAGCCCCGACGGTAAAATTGTCAGCGGCTATCGTGGCGCCATTGATGAAGCCACCTTACTTTCCGGCATTGAATCAATAAAAAATTAG
- a CDS encoding cytochrome c biogenesis CcdA family protein, which translates to MDYFITFLEGIVTFISPCLLPMLPIYVSYFAGQSQSDNKRTAIFNALGFVLGFTVVFVLLGAFAGRIGSVLIEHQTVVNVGGGIIIILFGLNFMEVLNIPFLNTTRQMNMNHSRTSFFSALLFGIVFSIGWTPCVGAFLGSALMMAASSGDTLKGILMLLSFSLGLGIPFMVSAILIEQLKSTFDFVKRHYRIINRLSGGLLVLIGLLMATGLLGYFLSLLTF; encoded by the coding sequence ATGGACTATTTTATCACATTCCTTGAAGGGATCGTCACCTTTATATCCCCTTGTCTTTTGCCCATGCTGCCGATTTATGTGTCCTATTTTGCCGGCCAAAGCCAGTCCGATAATAAACGTACCGCAATTTTTAATGCTTTAGGCTTTGTCCTCGGCTTTACGGTAGTTTTTGTTTTGCTTGGTGCCTTTGCCGGTCGTATTGGCAGTGTGCTAATTGAGCATCAAACTGTTGTCAATGTGGGGGGCGGTATCATCATCATCCTTTTTGGATTGAATTTTATGGAGGTGCTGAATATCCCTTTTCTGAACACCACCCGTCAGATGAACATGAATCATTCGCGGACAAGTTTCTTTTCAGCGCTGCTTTTTGGCATCGTCTTTTCGATCGGTTGGACACCCTGCGTGGGTGCCTTTTTAGGCTCAGCCCTAATGATGGCGGCCTCCAGTGGTGATACCTTAAAGGGAATTCTGATGCTTTTATCCTTTTCCCTCGGCCTTGGTATTCCCTTTATGGTTTCTGCCATTTTAATTGAGCAGTTGAAATCGACCTTTGATTTTGTTAAACGCCATTATCGGATCATCAATCGTCTTTCCGGCGGACTGCTGGTTCTCATCGGTCTACTGATGGCTACTGGTTTACTGGGCTATTTTCTGTCGCTTTTAACTTTTTAA
- a CDS encoding 4Fe-4S binding protein: MITTPDQSSNTFKSAPPKADLIVKMERCPQNHPCPSVRVCPVDALSQEGFAAPKVDMEKCIRCGKCVDYCPMNALVLK, from the coding sequence ATGATAACAACACCTGATCAATCAAGTAATACGTTCAAATCAGCACCACCTAAAGCTGATTTAATTGTTAAGATGGAACGCTGTCCCCAAAACCACCCCTGCCCATCGGTTCGTGTCTGTCCTGTTGATGCCCTATCTCAAGAAGGCTTTGCTGCCCCAAAAGTCGATATGGAAAAATGCATTCGTTGCGGTAAGTGTGTTGACTATTGTCCGATGAATGCCCTGGTACTAAAATAA